GGAGTAAATAAAATAATTCCTTTAAATACTAAACGAACTATTGTAAAATTAAAGGGGAATAAAATAGAAAAAAGAATTAATAGATGGCAAAAAATATCTGAAGAAGCTGCTAAACAATCAAAAAGGGCTATTATTCCTAAAATTGGTAGTGTTTGTGAATTGGAAGATATTATTGAACAAGTTGATGATTATGATTTAGTTTTAGTTCCCTGGGAAGATGAAAAAAAACAGGGTTCAAAAGAAATATTATATAAATTAGATAAAGAAGAAATAAAAAGAGTTATGATAATTATAGGTCCTGAAGGTGGGTTTGTAGAGGATGAGATAAATTTACTTAAAAGTAAAGGTGCTATCCCAATAACTTTAGGTCCTAGAATCTTAAGGACAGAAACCGCAGGTATTGTTGCCTTGACAATGATATTATATCAAGCAGGAGAATTAGGAGGATAAAGGATGACAAAAGTTGCTTTTCATACTCTTGGTTGTAAAGTAAATCATTATGAGTCTGAAGCTATGATGGACCTATTTAAAAAAAGATTTTATTCTATTGTTAACTTTGATGAAATGGCAGATGTTTACATCGTTAATTCCTGTACAGTTACAAACGAGGCTGCCAGAAAGTCTAGACAATTAGCCAGGAAGGCCAAAAGAATGAATCCGGATGCTGTAGTAGCTTTAGTCGGTTGTTATACACAGGTTTCACCAGAAGAAGTAAAAAATATAAGTGGTGTAGACATTGTTATAGGAAGTAGCCATCGTAATAAAATTGTAGATTTTATAGAAGACTATAAAAAAAATGAAGAAGATTTTAACATTAATATAATGGCAAGAGAAGAACTTAGTGATTATGAAGATTTACATATAGAATCATTAAGAGAAACTACAAGGGCTTATGTTAAAATAGAAGAAGGTTGCAACCAGTTTTGTAGTTATTGTATAATTCCATATGCTAGAGGACCAGTTCGTAGCAGACCGGTGACTAGTATTATTAATGAAGTTAGTCAATTGGTAGCTAAGGGAGTTAAGGAAATAATATTGACTGGTACTCATCTTGGGGCATATGGTTATGATTGGCAAGACGAAGAGTCTTTAGAGAATTTATTAATAAATTTA
This region of Halanaerobiaceae bacterium ANBcell28 genomic DNA includes:
- a CDS encoding 16S rRNA (uracil(1498)-N(3))-methyltransferase; the protein is MHRFFLNNNNVIEGKVVKITGSDFNHISYSLRMDIGDQIIASDGKGFDYQLEIIYIGEKEIEAEIINKSQNFNEPDIKVTIAQAIPKKNNMDLIVQKCTEIGVNKIIPLNTKRTIVKLKGNKIEKRINRWQKISEEAAKQSKRAIIPKIGSVCELEDIIEQVDDYDLVLVPWEDEKKQGSKEILYKLDKEEIKRVMIIIGPEGGFVEDEINLLKSKGAIPITLGPRILRTETAGIVALTMILYQAGELGG
- the mtaB gene encoding tRNA (N(6)-L-threonylcarbamoyladenosine(37)-C(2))-methylthiotransferase MtaB; translation: MTKVAFHTLGCKVNHYESEAMMDLFKKRFYSIVNFDEMADVYIVNSCTVTNEAARKSRQLARKAKRMNPDAVVALVGCYTQVSPEEVKNISGVDIVIGSSHRNKIVDFIEDYKKNEEDFNINIMAREELSDYEDLHIESLRETTRAYVKIEEGCNQFCSYCIIPYARGPVRSRPVTSIINEVSQLVAKGVKEIILTGTHLGAYGYDWQDEESLENLLINLVEINGLEHIRLSSIEITEISDKLLDIIAKERKLCPHLHIPLQSGTNEILEKMNRPYTIEVYKEILEKIRKKISDIAITTDIIVGFPGERPEIFEKHYKFVEEMAFSRLHVFPFSIREGTPAAKMKGQVSGKVKKEYSRKLRELNKELMLDYQKKYLSKKRKMIVEEKRDNETNYLTGMTDNYIKVLLDEDDKYMGQLIEIELLKTYDYEKVIARISN